In Drosophila teissieri strain GT53w chromosome 2R, Prin_Dtei_1.1, whole genome shotgun sequence, the following proteins share a genomic window:
- the LOC122612358 gene encoding U4/U6.U5 small nuclear ribonucleoprotein 27 kDa protein: protein MGRSRSPASPAHRRREKERSERKKRRERRSREREAIGVAPPGGSGSGGAGRRDRERDRDRSRSRDRERERERDRARSRRSRSRSRGAGGGGGGGSSGGNSSSGPSTSRRTTRNNAAATAADRPKINEADLEGKSPEEVEMLKTMGFCTFDTTKNRKVEGNDVGEVHVILKRKYRQYMNRKGGFNRPLDFVA, encoded by the exons ATGGGCCGCAGCCGGAGTCCCGCCTCGCCGGCACACAGGAGACGCGAAAAGGAGCGTTCCGAGCGGAAGAAGCGCAGGGAGCGCCGTTCCCGGGAGCGGGAGGCCATCGGAGTAGCGCCCCCCGGAGGATCCGGATCTGGAGGCGCCGGTCGCCGCGACCGGGAACGGGATCGCGACCGCAGTCGCAGCCGAGATCGGGAGCGGGAACGGGAGCGCGATCGTGCGCGGAGTCGGCGATCTAG ATCGCGGTCGAGGGgcgccggaggaggaggaggcggcggaagcagcggcggcaacagcagctcCGGACCATCGACGTCgcgaaggacgacgaggaacAATGCGGCGGCCACAGCTGCCGACCGGCCCAAGATCAACGAGGCGGACTTGGAGGGTAAATCGCCGGAAGAGGTCGAGATGCTGAAGACAATGGGATTCTGCACGTTCGACACCACCAAGAACAGGAAGGTCGAGGGCAACGATGTCGGAGAAGTGCATGTAATCCTGAAGCGAAAGTACCGCCAGTACATGAATCGCAAGGGTGGCTTCAACCGGCCGCTCGATTTCGTGGCCTAG
- the LOC122612356 gene encoding eukaryotic translation initiation factor 6, with translation MALRVQFENNDDIGVFTKLTNTYCLVAIGGSETFYSAFEAELAETIPVVHANVGGCRIIGSLTVGNRNGLLVPNSTTDEELQHLRNSLPDAVKIQRVEERLSALGNVIACNDYVALVHPDLDKETEEIIGDVLKVEVFRQTIADNTLVGSYAVLSNQGGMVHPKTSIQDQDELSSLLQVPLVAGTVNRGSEVLAAGMVVNDWLSFVGMNTTATEISVIESVFKLNQAQPATVTTKLRAALIEDMS, from the coding sequence ATGGCGTTGCGCGTGCAATTTGAGAACAACGACGACATCGGCGTCTTCACCAAACTAACCAACACATACTGCCTGGTGGCCATCGGCGGATCCGAGACCTTCTACAGCGCCTTCGAGGCGGAGCTGGCCGAGACCATCCCGGTGGTGCACGCGAATGTGGGCGGCTGCCGGATCATCGGCAGCCTCACCGTGGGCAACCGGAACGGCCTGCTGGTGCCCAACTCCACCACcgacgaggagctgcagcacctGCGCAACAGCCTGCCGGACGCCGTGAAGATCCAGCGTGTGGAGGAGCGCCTGTCCGCGCTGGGCAACGTTATCGCCTGCAATGACTATGTGGCTCTGGTTCACCCGGATCTGGACAAGGAGACCGAGGAGATCATCGGGGACGTGCTCAAGGTGGAGGTCTTCCGCCAGACCATCGCCGACAACACACTGGTCGGCTCGTACGCCGTGCTGAGCAACCAGGGCGGCATGGTGCACCCCAAGACGAGCATACAGGACCAGGACGAGCTGTCGTCCCTGCTGCAGGTTCCCCTCGTGGCCGGCACAGTGAACCGGGGCAGCGAAGTTCTTGCCGCCGGCATGGTGGTCAACGACTGGCTGTCCTTCGTGGGCATGAACACCACGGCCACAGAGATCTCGGTGATCGAGAGCGTCTTCAAGCTGAACCAGGCACAGCCCGCCACAGTGACGACCAAGCTGCGTGCGGCCCTCATCGAGGACATGTCCTAA
- the LOC122612985 gene encoding protein 60A, with the protein MSGLRNTSEAVAVLASLGLGLVLLMFVATTPPVVEATQSGIYIDNGKDQTIMHRVLSEDDKLDVSYEILEFLGIAERPTHLSSHQLSLRKSAPKFLLDVYHRITAEEGLSDQDEDDSYERGHRARRSADLEEDEDGHQQKNFITDLDKRAIDESDIIMTFLNKRHHNVDELRHEHGRRLWFDVSNVPNDNYLVMAELRIYQNANEGKWLTANREFTITVYSIGTGTLGQHTMEPLSSVNTTGDYVGWLELNVTEGLHEWLVKSKDNHGIYIGAHAVNRPDREVKLDDIGLIHRKVDDEFQPFMIGFFRGPELIKATAHSSHHRSKRSASHPRKRKKSVSPNNVPLLEPMESTRSCQMQTLYIDFKDLGWHDWIIAPEGYGAFYCSGECNFPLNAHMNATNHAIVQTLVHLLEPKKVPKPCCAPTRLGALPVLYHLNDENVNLKKYRNMIVKSCGCH; encoded by the coding sequence ATGTCGGGCCTGCGAAACACTTCGGAGGCCGTTGCAGTGCTCGCTTCCCTGGGACTCGGACTGGTTCTGCTCATGTTCGTGGCGACCACGCCGCCGGTCGTCGAGGCCACTCAGTCGGGGATTTACATAGACAACGGCAAGGACCAGACGATCATGCACCGGGTGCTGAGCGAGGACGACAAGCTGGACGTCTCCTACGAGATCCTTGAGTTCCTGGGCATCGCCGAGCGGCCGACGCACCTGAGCAGCCACCAGTTGTCGCTGCGGAAGTCGGCACCCAAGTTCCTGCTGGACGTCTACCACCGCATCACGGCCGAGGAGGGTCTCAGCGATCAGGATGAGGACGACTCCTACGAACGTGGTCATCGGGCTAGGAGGAGCGCAGACCtcgaggaggatgaggatgggcaCCAGCAGAAGAACTTCATCACCGACCTAGACAAGCGAGCCATCGACGAGAGCGACATCATCATGACCTTCCTAAACAAGCGCCACCATAATGTGGACGAACTGCGTCACGAGCACGGCCGGCGCCTGTGGTTCGACGTCTCCAATGTGCCGAACGACAACTATCTGGTGATGGCCGAGCTGCGCATCTACCAGAACGCCAACGAGGGCAAGTGGCTGACCGCCAACAGGGAGTTCACCATCACCGTCTACTCCATAGGCACCGGCACGCTGGGCCAGCACACCATGGAGCCGCTGTCCTCGGTGAACACCACAGGCGACTATGTGGGCTGGTTGGAGCTTAACGTGACCGAGGGTCTGCACGAGTGGCTGGTCAAGTCGAAGGACAATCATGGCATCTACATTGGAGCACACGCTGTTAACCGACCCGATCGCGAGGTCAAGCTGGATGACATTGGCCTGATCCACCGCAAGGTGGACGACGAGTTCCAGCCCTTCATGATCGGCTTCTTCCGCGGACCGGAGCTGATCAAGGCGACGGCCCACAGCAGCCATCACAGGAGCAAGCGAAGCGCCAGCCATCCTCGCAAGCGCAAGAAGTCGGTGTCTCCCAACAACGTTCCGCTTCTGGAACCCATGGAGAGCACGCGCAGCTGCCAGATGCAGACCCTGTACATAGACTTCAAGGATCTGGGCTGGCACGACTGGATCATCGCCCCAGAGGGCTACGGCGCCTTCTATTGCAGCGGCGAGTGCAATTTCCCGCTCAACGCGCACATGAACGCCACAAACCATGCGATCGTCCAGACTCTGGTCCACCTGCTGGAGCCCAAGAAGGTGCCCAAGCCCTGCTGCGCTCCGACCAGGCTGGGAGCACTACCCGTTCTGTACCACCTGAACGACGAGAATGTGAACCTGAAAAAGTATAGAAACATGATTGTGAAATCCTGCGGGTGccattga
- the LOC122612984 gene encoding benign gonial cell neoplasm protein isoform X1 codes for MNHIIQDKYIPQQLLYFIAGRRCCQQFPCTFRTSEHEAFANSARSLGLRSQVVHVNGNSCVKVYKQACRHYLEEPKTLVLSSGATLNMFTLLGRKSFMGREDLELSADMVSLKASASDLPSLHLPLPAIRPPCLRFWTEAQLKFLTAFPGHPLNEEIMQSLYANRVIVFNAVLSWDKPVFLPLIILDDCRNKKSNVKIICIERQAILATYNSQRMANFFGEQLGETVGIQLPYFSAVSSSTFIIFSTAQYFLRSLTNQQFRNISHLVVNDVHLHDPYTDILLSEIRMALNSQQNLRVVLLSQMEDPKKFIDFFGEGSQLNMITQPEVGPRVSYLNDLHSCIALAGIHKGPDIYKEVPEAFRSNNPRNEQMDKCLQAYAELGTDAALRPFLYAVNYDLAPVNYRHSQNGKTAVHFASELNKANHLRLLLFMGADPYIVDLYQQNAISLAAMNGNHECIDVLNSYSLHGYVVKSAKPDFMDYDLIIDIMYLLRTKPEYSPGNILIILPTYYHIVKLNYMILSHCLTGSLQECSIFLLYDNMRKDYVEALVNARDDSVKVVLTTEIIESLCLKVPFKYQIDTACRVNNVYDTTSYSGEDRFEWVAKDSFLRRELILHPNNGDAQCFRLINKEAYEELGETSQPSLQTMQLDKVCLAIKLLSPNMIISEYLGLTISPPPLINVHHAVQFLKKIDVLDDAEDVTWLGCRLMDIPVNCQLGRMLIFGILLRCLDPILTIVSSLSTADPLGIPFTEDIDHLWDRFTIYIQNSIKKERAFLSDNQFSDHFIFVRLYKEWQNRMHNRTPPLYLKDEYDFMLNGLMEHLTSIRSEIVSSLRAANLIHSRGKLSMNNLNQMSGNWHMVKAALTGGMYPNICAVDARKSALKSAFSGNIYMHPNTVLRDFLEPLNISAQSFRTPWIVCNKQKNHIVYATLVVPLAVALFSGHPRIRLSPICDSEMSLTDRNVNVFIDEWIWMVMSKATAEMMMRTRHYFFRMYNDLLKHCSELEMWRRDSEPVSHYTLLTDTLSKIFESEDVFVGFSKPPPITFLPTPQLPSLYLLSVNAQFSWAREVEENMPPKPHHFNSHFIERQFFVLYAGGDCEEFHSKNTPAFIESVLAKFVRPIETPNRHIFVILYRKDPDVMLSISRAKTVNGAFVLKEYFRNNIPVFEILDACVSLNVKIPVFDGRLMSALIDKRVGNLIMDLFAFRHHWIHKR; via the exons ATGAACCACATCATCCAGGACAAGTACATTCCGCAGCAGCTGCTCTACTTCATAGCGGGCAGGCGCTGCTGCCAGCAGTTTCCGTGCACATTCCGCACCAGCGAGCATGAAGCCTTCGCCAACAGTGCTCGCTCTTTGGGGCTGCGATCGCAGGTGGTCCATGTGAATGGGAACAGCTGCGTGAAGGTGTACAAGCAGGCATGTCGCCACTACCTGGAGGAGCCCAAGACGCTGGTGCTGTCCTCGGGTGCCACGCTGAACATGTTCACGCTGCTGGGCAGGAAGTCGTTCATGGGCAGGGAGGATCTGGAGCTGTCCGCGGACATGGTCTCGCTCAAGGCCAGTGCCTCGGACTTGCCGTCACTGCATCTGCCACTGCCCGCCATACGTCCCCCTTGCCTGCGCTTCTGGACGGAGGCGCAGCTAAAGTTCTTGACTGCTTTTCCGGGTCACCCGCTGAACGAGGAGATCATGCAGTCATTGTACGCCAATCGGGTGATCGTCTTTAATGCCGTTCTCTCCTGGGACAAGCCCGTGTTCCTTCCCCTGATTATTCTGGATGACTGCCGGAATAAGAAGTCCAATGTGAAGATTATCTGCATCGAGAGGCAGGCCATTCTGGCCACCTACAACAGCCAGCGAATGGCCAACTTCTTTGGAGAGCAGCTGGGCGAGACAGTGGGCATCCAGTTGCCGTACTTCAGCGCCGTTAGCTCCAGCACTTTCATTATTTTCTCAACGGCTCAGTACTTTTTGCGCTCCCTAACCAACCAGCAGTTCCGAAACATCAGTCACCTGGTGGTGAACGATGTGCACCTGCATGATCCCTATACCGACATTCTGCTTAGCGAGATCCGCATGGCCTTGAATAGCCAACAAAACCTGAGGGTGGTGCTGCTGTCGCAAATGGAAGACCCCAAGAAGTTCATCGACTTCTTTGGCGAAGGATCGCAACTAAATATGATTACGCAGCCAGAGGTGGGACCCCGCGTCTCCTATTTGAATGACCTGCACAGCTGCATTGCCCTGGCCGGAATTCACAAGGGTCCGGACATCTACAAGGAAGTCCCGGAGGCTTTCCGCTCCAACAACCCGCGCAACGAGCAGATGGACAAGTGCCTGCAGGCCTACGCAGAGCTGGGCACGGATGCCGCCCTACGTCCCTTTCTGTACGCCGTTAACTACGACCTGGCTCCCGTGAACTACCGCCACTCGCAGAACGGCAAAACGGCGGTGCACTTCGCCTCCGAGCTGAACAAGGCCAATCATCTCCGGTTGCTGCTCTTCATGGGCGCCGATCCCTACATCGTGGACCTGTACCAGCAGAATGCCATCTCGCTGGCGGCCATGAACGGCAACCACGAGTGCATCGATGTCCTGAACAGCTACAGCCTGCACGGTTATGTGGTGAAGAGCGCCAAACCGGATTTTATGGACTACGATCTTATCATCGACATAATGTATCTACTGCGCACCAAACCGGAGTATTCGCCAG GCAACATCCTCATCATTTTGCCCACCTACTACCACATTGTCAAGCTGAACTACATGATCCTGAGCCACTGCCTCACTGGCAGCCTGCAGGAGTGCTCCATATTCCTGCTGTACGACAACATGCGGAAGGACTACGTCGAGGCGCTGGTCAATGCTCGCGATGACTCCGTGAAGGTGGTTCTGACCACGGAGATAATCGAATCGCTCTGCCTGAAGGTGCCCTTCAAGTACCAAATAGACACCGCCTGCCGGGTGAACAATGTGTATGATACCACGAGCTACAGCGGTGAGGATCGATTCGAATGGGTGGCCAAGGACTCCTTTCTGCGAAGGGAGCTAATCCTTCACCCCAATA ACGGGGATGCGCAATGCTTCCGTCTGATAAACAAGGAGGCCTACGAAGAGCTGGGCGAGACAAGTCAGCCTAGCCTGCAAACCATGCAGCTGGACAAGGTCTGCCTGGCAATAAAATTACTCTCCCCCAATATGATTATAAGCGAGTATCTGGGTCTGACCATCTCACCGCCACCGCTGATCAACGTGCACCATGCTGTGCAGTTCCTCAAGAAAATAGATGTGCTGGATGACGCCGAGGATGTGACCTGGCTGGGCTGCCGGCTGATGGACATTCCGGTTAACTGTCAACTTGGCCGCATGCTGATCTTCGGCATCCTGCTGCGCTGCCTGGATCCAATACTCACAATAGTTAGCTCTTTGTCGACGGCGGATCCGTTGGGCATTCCGTTCACCGAGGACATCGACCACTTGTGGGACAGGTTCACCATTTACATCCAGAACAGCATCAAGAAGGAGCGGGCCTTTCTGTCCGACAATCAGTTTTCCGATCACTTTATCTTCGTGCGCTTATACAAGGAGTGGCAAAATCGAATGCACAACAGGACTCCGCCGCTTTACCTCAAGGATGAATATGATTTTATGCTGAACGGGCTGATGGAGCACCTTACCTCTATTCGTTCTGAGATTGTGAGCTCCTTGCGGGCAGCCAATTTGATCCACAGCCGGGGTAAACTGAGTATGAACAATCTCAACCAAATGTCCGGCAATTGGCACATGGTTAAGGCGGCGCTGACGGGCGGAATGTACCCGAACATCTGTGCCGTGGACGCTAGGAAGAGTGCCCTAAAGTCGGCCTTTTCCGGCAATATTTACATGCACCCGAACACCGTGCTCCGGGACTTCTTGGAGCCACTGAATATTTCGGCCCAGAGCTTCCGCACACCGTGGATTGTGTGCAACAAGCAGAAGAACCACATCGTGTACGCCACCCTGGTCGTTCCTCTGGCTGTTGCCCTGTTCTCTG gACATCCACGGATTCGCCTCTCCCCGATTTGCGACAGTGAAATGAGTTTGACCGATCGCAACGTAAACGTCTTTATAGACGAATGGATCTGGATGGTTATGTCCAAGGCTACTGCGGAGATGATGATGCGAACGCGTCATTACTTCTTTCGAATGTATAACGACCTGCTGAAGCACTGCAGCGAACTGGAGATGTGGCGCCGCGACTCCGAGCCAGTTTCACACTACACGTTGCTGACTGATACTCTATCCAAAATCTTCGAGAGCGAGGATGTTTTCGTGGGCTTCTCTAAGCCTCCGCCAATAACCTTTCTGCCAACTCCTCAGCTGCCATCCTTGTACCTCCTCTCCGTGAACGCCCAATTCAGTTGGGCCCGGGAAGTGGAGGAGAACATGCCACCGAAACCACACCATTTCAACTCCCATTTCATCGAGAGGCAGTTCTTCGTGCTCTACGCGGGAGGCGATTGCGAGGAGTTCCACAGTAAAAACACGCCAGCCTTTATTGAAAGTGTTCTTGCTAAGTTTGTCAGACCGATCGAGACACCCAACAGACATATCTTTGTGATCCTCTACAGAAAGGATCCAGACGTGATGCTCAGCATTAGTCGAGCCAAAACTGTTAATGGTGCGTTTGTGTTGAAGGAATACTTCCGAAACAACATTCCTGTGTTTGAAATTTT AGATGCGTGTGTGTCGTTGAATGTGAAGATACCAGTGTTTGATGGTCGCCTAATGTCTGCGCTAATTGACAAACGTGTCGGGAACTTAATTATGGATTTATTTGCCTTTCGACACCACTGGATTCACAAGCGATAG
- the LOC122612984 gene encoding benign gonial cell neoplasm protein isoform X2 translates to MENRRVYLCIGNILIILPTYYHIVKLNYMILSHCLTGSLQECSIFLLYDNMRKDYVEALVNARDDSVKVVLTTEIIESLCLKVPFKYQIDTACRVNNVYDTTSYSGEDRFEWVAKDSFLRRELILHPNNGDAQCFRLINKEAYEELGETSQPSLQTMQLDKVCLAIKLLSPNMIISEYLGLTISPPPLINVHHAVQFLKKIDVLDDAEDVTWLGCRLMDIPVNCQLGRMLIFGILLRCLDPILTIVSSLSTADPLGIPFTEDIDHLWDRFTIYIQNSIKKERAFLSDNQFSDHFIFVRLYKEWQNRMHNRTPPLYLKDEYDFMLNGLMEHLTSIRSEIVSSLRAANLIHSRGKLSMNNLNQMSGNWHMVKAALTGGMYPNICAVDARKSALKSAFSGNIYMHPNTVLRDFLEPLNISAQSFRTPWIVCNKQKNHIVYATLVVPLAVALFSGHPRIRLSPICDSEMSLTDRNVNVFIDEWIWMVMSKATAEMMMRTRHYFFRMYNDLLKHCSELEMWRRDSEPVSHYTLLTDTLSKIFESEDVFVGFSKPPPITFLPTPQLPSLYLLSVNAQFSWAREVEENMPPKPHHFNSHFIERQFFVLYAGGDCEEFHSKNTPAFIESVLAKFVRPIETPNRHIFVILYRKDPDVMLSISRAKTVNGAFVLKEYFRNNIPVFEILDACVSLNVKIPVFDGRLMSALIDKRVGNLIMDLFAFRHHWIHKR, encoded by the exons ATGGAGAATCGCCgcgtttatttatgtatag GCAACATCCTCATCATTTTGCCCACCTACTACCACATTGTCAAGCTGAACTACATGATCCTGAGCCACTGCCTCACTGGCAGCCTGCAGGAGTGCTCCATATTCCTGCTGTACGACAACATGCGGAAGGACTACGTCGAGGCGCTGGTCAATGCTCGCGATGACTCCGTGAAGGTGGTTCTGACCACGGAGATAATCGAATCGCTCTGCCTGAAGGTGCCCTTCAAGTACCAAATAGACACCGCCTGCCGGGTGAACAATGTGTATGATACCACGAGCTACAGCGGTGAGGATCGATTCGAATGGGTGGCCAAGGACTCCTTTCTGCGAAGGGAGCTAATCCTTCACCCCAATA ACGGGGATGCGCAATGCTTCCGTCTGATAAACAAGGAGGCCTACGAAGAGCTGGGCGAGACAAGTCAGCCTAGCCTGCAAACCATGCAGCTGGACAAGGTCTGCCTGGCAATAAAATTACTCTCCCCCAATATGATTATAAGCGAGTATCTGGGTCTGACCATCTCACCGCCACCGCTGATCAACGTGCACCATGCTGTGCAGTTCCTCAAGAAAATAGATGTGCTGGATGACGCCGAGGATGTGACCTGGCTGGGCTGCCGGCTGATGGACATTCCGGTTAACTGTCAACTTGGCCGCATGCTGATCTTCGGCATCCTGCTGCGCTGCCTGGATCCAATACTCACAATAGTTAGCTCTTTGTCGACGGCGGATCCGTTGGGCATTCCGTTCACCGAGGACATCGACCACTTGTGGGACAGGTTCACCATTTACATCCAGAACAGCATCAAGAAGGAGCGGGCCTTTCTGTCCGACAATCAGTTTTCCGATCACTTTATCTTCGTGCGCTTATACAAGGAGTGGCAAAATCGAATGCACAACAGGACTCCGCCGCTTTACCTCAAGGATGAATATGATTTTATGCTGAACGGGCTGATGGAGCACCTTACCTCTATTCGTTCTGAGATTGTGAGCTCCTTGCGGGCAGCCAATTTGATCCACAGCCGGGGTAAACTGAGTATGAACAATCTCAACCAAATGTCCGGCAATTGGCACATGGTTAAGGCGGCGCTGACGGGCGGAATGTACCCGAACATCTGTGCCGTGGACGCTAGGAAGAGTGCCCTAAAGTCGGCCTTTTCCGGCAATATTTACATGCACCCGAACACCGTGCTCCGGGACTTCTTGGAGCCACTGAATATTTCGGCCCAGAGCTTCCGCACACCGTGGATTGTGTGCAACAAGCAGAAGAACCACATCGTGTACGCCACCCTGGTCGTTCCTCTGGCTGTTGCCCTGTTCTCTG gACATCCACGGATTCGCCTCTCCCCGATTTGCGACAGTGAAATGAGTTTGACCGATCGCAACGTAAACGTCTTTATAGACGAATGGATCTGGATGGTTATGTCCAAGGCTACTGCGGAGATGATGATGCGAACGCGTCATTACTTCTTTCGAATGTATAACGACCTGCTGAAGCACTGCAGCGAACTGGAGATGTGGCGCCGCGACTCCGAGCCAGTTTCACACTACACGTTGCTGACTGATACTCTATCCAAAATCTTCGAGAGCGAGGATGTTTTCGTGGGCTTCTCTAAGCCTCCGCCAATAACCTTTCTGCCAACTCCTCAGCTGCCATCCTTGTACCTCCTCTCCGTGAACGCCCAATTCAGTTGGGCCCGGGAAGTGGAGGAGAACATGCCACCGAAACCACACCATTTCAACTCCCATTTCATCGAGAGGCAGTTCTTCGTGCTCTACGCGGGAGGCGATTGCGAGGAGTTCCACAGTAAAAACACGCCAGCCTTTATTGAAAGTGTTCTTGCTAAGTTTGTCAGACCGATCGAGACACCCAACAGACATATCTTTGTGATCCTCTACAGAAAGGATCCAGACGTGATGCTCAGCATTAGTCGAGCCAAAACTGTTAATGGTGCGTTTGTGTTGAAGGAATACTTCCGAAACAACATTCCTGTGTTTGAAATTTT AGATGCGTGTGTGTCGTTGAATGTGAAGATACCAGTGTTTGATGGTCGCCTAATGTCTGCGCTAATTGACAAACGTGTCGGGAACTTAATTATGGATTTATTTGCCTTTCGACACCACTGGATTCACAAGCGATAG
- the LOC122612986 gene encoding partner of Y14 and mago: protein MPKLSISIAWQLGIVFYRSSKMSTYLQSSEGKFIPATKRPDGTWRKARRVKDGYVPQEEVPLYESKGKQFVAQRQAGVPPGMCPLMAAESKKEREKQERTRAKKQEKESGRQPKAPAPGVLVMPPSTCPPPKVSQQQQQQPSGSRDINSISKALEDTLKLEAPQEVDPAKQLKKLRKKIREIEQIESRIQAGEQKKLDKDQLDKVKKKSEILRQIKELESTPRS from the coding sequence ATGCCAAAGCTATCGATTAGTATCGCCTGGCAATTGGGCATTGTTTTTTATAGAAGCAGCAAGATGAGCACCTATCTACAGAGCAGCGAGGGCAAGTTCATACCGGCCACCAAGCGGCCGGATGGCACCTGGCGCAAGGCGCGTCGCGTCAAGGATGGCTACGTGCCCCAGGAGGAGGTGCCGCTCTATGAGAGCAAGGGCAAGCAGTTTGTGGCGCAGCGCCAGGCCGGAGTGCCGCCTGGCATGTGTCCCCTGATGGCCGCCGAGTCGAAGAAGGAGCGCGAGAAGCAGGAGCGGACCAGGGCCAAGAAGCAGGAAAAGGAATCTGGCAGGCAGCCAAAGGCGCCGGCGCCCGGCGTCCTGGTTATGCCGCCCAGCACGTGTCCGCCACCCAAAGTCagtcagcaacagcagcagcagccctcTGGCAGCCGGGACATCAACTCGATATCCAAGGCGCTGGAGGACACCCTGAAACTGGAAGCGCCCCAGGAGGTGGACCCCGCCAAGCAGTTGAAAAAGCTGCGCAAGAAAATCCGTGAAATCGAACAGATCgagagcaggatccaagccGGCGAGCAGAAAAAGCTGGACAAGGACCAGCTGGACAAGGTGAAAAAGAAGTCGGAGATCCTGCGACAGATCAAGGAATTGGAGAGCACGCCGCGCTCATAG